One window from the genome of Pedobacter schmidteae encodes:
- a CDS encoding alkaline phosphatase family protein: protein MKNIKNSTNRLNTLIVAAIAMVVVLFCLQGCKKYFDPPYVNEEPQDASKKRRKVLLVVIDGATGAEVKAIAPPKLTAMLSNSKYSWNALSDFIPSDAGTWKNIMTGVGVGKHGIVDDSFDVPPNDDGHEHDAATSWPTLIERLQASGKIRRTSAITPWTQLDNKLLIYADQSIAVSNDLAAKDTAVVKLKSVSDDLVIVNFNEVNKAGQSFGYSANVPEYKDAVLKTDGYIGELLDVIKGRKTYGDEEWLVVVTATHGGTGKSFGDIANRDRERNVLTLYYNASFKSQEIIPPVALDGVKFTEGGITAKLAGANAAIYDLGLTGGYTLEFRLRIQAFGTQNSTIFFKSNSPANTNPGWWFIHNGSNGTWRFAIRRATGGAAKTVNSADLKAVPAMVVNKWYTLAARVYMEGSKRFMVLFQDGVKASAPLEITGEDITTPADLFAGWKTGFGNNTNQAVSNIRIWNTALPESKILEDVCADVVNSSDPYYANLIGYWPCNDGLSHFKNYSPLAEGKDLELTGNYIWDFLEKPTCGTPVPILPGQFALRNTDIAAQLYYWYGITIEDRWKLDGKIFLSSYESEFIK from the coding sequence ATGAAAAATATAAAGAACTCTACCAACAGACTGAACACTTTAATTGTGGCTGCCATTGCAATGGTAGTAGTGCTGTTCTGTCTGCAAGGTTGTAAAAAGTATTTCGATCCACCCTATGTGAATGAAGAGCCACAGGATGCATCAAAAAAGAGAAGAAAAGTATTGCTTGTTGTAATTGATGGCGCTACAGGTGCCGAGGTTAAAGCAATTGCTCCTCCAAAATTAACAGCAATGCTGAGCAATAGTAAGTATAGCTGGAATGCACTTTCCGATTTTATACCAAGTGATGCCGGAACATGGAAAAACATCATGACAGGGGTAGGTGTTGGTAAACACGGTATCGTGGATGATTCATTTGATGTGCCACCCAATGATGATGGTCATGAACATGACGCTGCTACTTCCTGGCCAACACTGATCGAAAGGCTGCAGGCCTCAGGTAAAATTCGCCGTACTTCGGCCATTACACCATGGACTCAACTGGATAATAAACTGCTCATCTATGCCGATCAGTCTATTGCAGTTAGCAATGATCTTGCAGCAAAAGATACGGCAGTGGTTAAATTGAAATCGGTAAGCGACGATCTGGTGATTGTTAACTTTAACGAGGTAAACAAGGCAGGTCAAAGCTTCGGGTATTCAGCAAATGTTCCTGAATATAAAGACGCTGTTTTGAAAACAGACGGATACATTGGCGAATTGCTTGACGTAATCAAAGGCCGAAAAACTTATGGCGATGAAGAATGGCTGGTTGTAGTTACAGCTACACATGGAGGTACGGGAAAAAGCTTTGGAGATATCGCCAACAGGGACCGGGAGAGAAATGTGCTGACCCTTTATTATAACGCCAGTTTTAAGTCTCAGGAAATTATTCCTCCGGTAGCTTTGGATGGTGTGAAGTTTACCGAGGGTGGAATAACAGCCAAACTTGCCGGAGCAAATGCAGCTATTTACGATCTTGGCCTGACCGGAGGATATACTTTAGAGTTCAGGTTAAGGATCCAGGCTTTTGGAACTCAGAATTCTACTATATTCTTTAAGTCCAATAGTCCTGCCAATACAAACCCGGGATGGTGGTTTATACATAATGGTTCTAATGGAACCTGGAGATTTGCCATCAGAAGAGCTACGGGGGGAGCTGCCAAAACGGTAAATTCAGCCGACCTTAAAGCTGTTCCTGCAATGGTGGTAAACAAATGGTATACATTAGCAGCAAGGGTTTACATGGAGGGAAGCAAACGTTTCATGGTTCTTTTTCAGGATGGGGTAAAAGCTTCTGCTCCATTGGAAATTACGGGTGAGGATATTACTACCCCCGCTGATCTGTTTGCGGGTTGGAAAACCGGCTTTGGTAACAATACCAATCAAGCTGTTTCAAACATCCGTATCTGGAATACGGCTTTGCCGGAAAGCAAAATTCTTGAAGATGTCTGCGCTGATGTTGTTAACTCATCTGATCCGTATTATGCCAATCTTATTGGTTATTGGCCATGCAACGATGGATTATCCCATTTTAAAAATTATAGTCCGTTGGCTGAAGGCAAAGACCTGGAATTAACAGGCAATTACATCTGGGATTTCCTGGAGAAACCAACCTGTGGTACACCGGTTCCTATCCTTCCCGGACAATTCGCGTTGAGAAATACAGACATCGCCGCCCAGCTATATTACTGGTATGGGATTACCATAGAAGACCGCTGGAAGCTTGATGGTAAAATATTTCTGTCCAGTTACGAATCTGAGTTCATTAAATAG
- a CDS encoding M60 family metallopeptidase → MKKIVNSTIALALIALVVGCTKNYGVMYPDGTTDGNHPKDTFDLVLDTSMSKVDKSQFNAARVFPGMVGVEEPRLKDYKVTLDLDYIQVKSSDLRISVVPQGWFSTGTYAAPGELITIKVPADTYGLAVQVGAHDDNLTGLSPLQRAPIIYTRAQLFPGINYVRNLFGGTIFIIPDRPVGRKVDLLFSGAVKSPDFVLGETTDAEWKAMIAKTKVPWFELRSKRMIFTLPTEKLVKFPIESPTALMTAWDEEILHSYWEWYGLSETTPDVRNRNPTLPWRIVHDIQPSVGAQHSGYPVVATANENYYKQAVTLSLVVGSNWGTYHEIGHNMQMGSTWSWSDLGEVSNNLFSFKITNRHGYKHSNLYRAMPAAIAFASTPNTGNTKLFSAASNDARMGLFIQVFEKYGYDFMTYLCTEARMARFGAGNDQDKKDFFYERLSEWTKKDMEPFMKQWGLYVSSVSKNKIAAKFPLLTEQVWLFDPSK, encoded by the coding sequence ATGAAGAAGATAGTTAACAGCACAATTGCTTTAGCCCTGATTGCCCTGGTTGTGGGCTGTACAAAAAATTATGGAGTGATGTACCCTGATGGTACCACTGATGGAAATCACCCCAAAGATACATTTGATTTGGTATTAGACACATCGATGTCTAAAGTTGATAAGTCGCAGTTTAATGCAGCCAGGGTTTTTCCTGGCATGGTAGGCGTTGAAGAACCCCGACTCAAAGATTATAAGGTGACATTGGATCTTGACTATATCCAGGTTAAATCTAGTGACCTTAGGATCAGTGTGGTTCCGCAAGGTTGGTTTAGTACCGGAACGTATGCGGCCCCTGGAGAGCTCATCACTATCAAAGTGCCTGCTGATACTTACGGCCTGGCGGTACAGGTTGGCGCACATGATGATAACCTTACTGGTTTATCACCACTGCAGAGGGCACCGATAATTTATACCCGGGCGCAGTTATTCCCGGGGATAAATTATGTGCGAAATCTTTTTGGCGGGACAATTTTTATTATTCCTGACAGGCCTGTTGGTCGTAAGGTAGACCTGCTTTTTAGCGGTGCGGTGAAGTCACCTGATTTTGTATTGGGCGAAACAACAGATGCGGAATGGAAGGCGATGATTGCAAAAACAAAAGTTCCCTGGTTTGAACTGCGTAGCAAACGCATGATTTTTACGCTCCCAACTGAAAAACTGGTTAAGTTTCCTATTGAAAGTCCTACGGCTTTGATGACGGCCTGGGACGAAGAAATCCTGCACAGTTACTGGGAATGGTATGGATTGTCTGAAACTACACCAGACGTAAGAAATAGAAATCCAACATTACCATGGCGAATTGTTCACGATATTCAGCCCAGTGTAGGTGCGCAACATTCTGGTTATCCCGTGGTTGCAACTGCAAATGAAAATTATTATAAACAAGCGGTTACGCTGAGCCTTGTGGTTGGGTCTAACTGGGGAACTTATCACGAAATCGGGCATAATATGCAAATGGGTTCTACCTGGAGCTGGTCGGATTTAGGTGAGGTGTCAAACAACCTCTTCTCTTTTAAAATTACCAACAGACATGGATATAAGCACAGTAACCTTTATCGTGCAATGCCCGCCGCAATTGCCTTTGCATCTACCCCAAATACCGGAAATACAAAATTATTCAGTGCTGCAAGTAATGACGCCCGCATGGGACTCTTTATTCAGGTGTTTGAAAAATATGGGTATGATTTTATGACTTACCTGTGTACAGAAGCCCGTATGGCCAGGTTTGGAGCCGGGAACGATCAGGATAAAAAGGATTTTTTTTACGAACGCCTTTCGGAGTGGACCAAAAAAGATATGGAACCTTTTATGAAACAGTGGGGACTATATGTGAGCAGTGTTTCAAAAAATAAGATTGCCGCGAAATTTCCATTGTTAACCGAGCAGGTATGGTTGTTCGATCCAAGTAAATAA
- a CDS encoding LamG-like jellyroll fold domain-containing protein codes for MIKYQLYKKRAQVTGMPLLVLCLLVLVACNKDFENKIDLSAKPDSETGYRVPKVLYIIIDGARGASVNTTKAATLPDLADNSLQSYSSVSDESGLAATTWADMLTGVKKNKHKVTKADFSGNNLANYPMFFKYIKDKNASLRTAAFASTPLFSTALVSHADVNLSFNNDDVAVKNAVVGELKEEKASVVLAELNGVDRAGKQYGYDASVKAYSDAIYQTFDYINEMVTTLKQRKNYESENWLIVVASNQGGNFTIPPSQNDGSLFSNPLLNSFTLLYNSRFNYQFFSRPNAAAVPYEGKAIGYNASTIFGSIDAASSSIYNFGTSGEYTVQLKVKIKNRGTNNPPIIAKADDTGNSSAGWSFLLTAANSSWRFQLAGSSVTGTALDLDTWYTLTGKLYMEGSSRRMKVFTNGVLNNQNAMTANGTSTTAGLNIGSSKSAFGGGTSQTTITDVRIYNTALSDDYIAANYCKTDVKPTDVYYKNLIGYWPSMDGIGNQLTDFSPSKRNFTLNGAYAWTPFNELSENLCSDLPDDIYTRMPNGIDIPNFIFGWMGIQSLGLNLDGKTWVPTYRSINP; via the coding sequence ATGATAAAATATCAGCTGTATAAGAAAAGAGCCCAGGTTACTGGCATGCCTTTATTGGTGCTTTGCCTGCTGGTCCTGGTAGCCTGCAATAAGGATTTTGAAAATAAAATTGACCTGTCTGCCAAACCAGATAGCGAAACAGGATATCGAGTGCCAAAAGTGCTTTACATTATTATCGACGGCGCCAGAGGGGCAAGCGTTAACACCACAAAAGCGGCAACCTTACCTGATCTGGCAGATAATTCGCTCCAGAGTTACAGCTCTGTAAGTGATGAGAGTGGGTTGGCTGCCACTACCTGGGCTGACATGCTTACTGGCGTAAAGAAAAATAAACATAAGGTAACAAAAGCTGATTTCTCAGGAAATAACCTGGCTAATTATCCGATGTTCTTTAAATATATCAAAGATAAAAACGCAAGTCTGCGTACTGCAGCCTTTGCATCGACCCCATTATTCAGTACTGCCCTGGTAAGCCATGCAGATGTAAACTTAAGTTTTAATAACGACGACGTAGCGGTTAAAAATGCCGTTGTCGGCGAACTGAAAGAGGAAAAGGCAAGTGTTGTTCTTGCCGAGTTGAATGGGGTAGACCGTGCTGGAAAGCAATACGGCTATGATGCCAGTGTGAAAGCCTATAGTGATGCTATCTATCAGACTTTTGATTATATCAACGAAATGGTTACCACGCTTAAACAAAGAAAGAACTATGAATCGGAGAACTGGCTGATTGTTGTCGCATCCAACCAGGGTGGAAATTTCACTATCCCACCTTCGCAAAACGACGGCTCGTTATTTAGCAATCCTTTGTTAAATAGTTTTACCCTTTTATACAATTCAAGGTTTAATTATCAGTTCTTCTCCAGACCAAATGCTGCCGCTGTACCATATGAAGGGAAAGCAATTGGCTATAATGCCAGTACCATTTTTGGGAGTATCGATGCGGCGAGCTCAAGCATTTATAACTTCGGTACCAGTGGTGAATATACGGTGCAGTTAAAGGTTAAAATTAAAAACAGGGGAACAAATAATCCACCGATCATTGCGAAAGCAGATGATACAGGTAATTCTTCGGCGGGATGGTCTTTTTTGTTAACTGCAGCTAATAGCTCCTGGCGCTTCCAGCTGGCAGGCTCTAGCGTTACAGGCACAGCCCTCGATCTGGATACCTGGTATACTTTAACAGGTAAGCTTTATATGGAGGGTAGCTCCAGGAGAATGAAGGTGTTTACGAATGGTGTTTTAAACAACCAGAATGCGATGACTGCTAATGGTACCTCAACAACAGCCGGATTGAACATAGGGTCGTCTAAATCTGCTTTTGGTGGCGGAACGTCACAAACTACCATTACTGATGTACGGATTTACAATACAGCACTGTCGGATGATTATATCGCAGCTAATTATTGTAAAACGGATGTGAAACCTACTGATGTGTATTATAAAAACCTGATCGGCTACTGGCCTTCTATGGATGGAATAGGAAACCAGCTAACGGACTTTAGCCCGAGTAAAAGAAATTTTACGCTTAACGGAGCCTATGCCTGGACACCATTTAATGAATTGAGTGAAAACCTTTGTTCAGATCTGCCCGATGATATTTATACCCGGATGCCTAACGGTATTGACATCCCCAATTTCATATTTGGATGGATGGGCATACAGTCTTTGGGCTTAAACCTCGATGGTAAAACCTGGGTACCTACCTATAGAAGTATTAATCCTTAA
- a CDS encoding alpha-L-fucosidase: MKQISLALLCAGLWFSPNSIKAQQPVSAAKPIELKHGSHRIGKRTDAVMQKWRGYGLGQFIHWGLYAIPGGEWNGKAYNGAAEWIRSWSGIPKSTYDSLIYKFNPVNFNATEWAATAKQMGAKYVTITTKHHDGFCLWPSKYTSYTIANSPWKKDIMKPLVDAYDKAGIDVILYFSVMDWNHPGWRYDIKSKEDSVAFEGFKQFTRNQLLELLTLYPTAKGLWFDGTWDKSWVKQAAFADELETEMRKLRPGLIIGSRFRADENGKRHFDSNNVLMGDYEQGWERKLPNKIEDVHGNDWDCVMTVPENQWGYNKAWKGHIKTANELIEMTAKSVSLSGNFVLNFGPQGDGAIRKEEKQLAAQIGAWMKINNEAIYNCEYAGLEKQDWGYLTKKTGSNKLYMIVFNVPVSGAYRLKLPAKTSIATSYLLAKPDQSLTTEEIQANEYFIHLKTQTTGQPFVIVVETKTGATGTGNVYDKAKT; the protein is encoded by the coding sequence ATGAAACAGATATCACTCGCATTGCTTTGCGCAGGATTATGGTTTAGCCCAAACTCCATAAAAGCACAACAGCCAGTATCGGCAGCCAAACCAATCGAATTGAAACACGGCAGCCACCGCATTGGTAAACGTACCGATGCAGTAATGCAAAAATGGCGTGGCTATGGCTTGGGGCAGTTTATTCATTGGGGTTTGTATGCTATCCCCGGGGGAGAATGGAATGGCAAAGCCTACAATGGTGCTGCCGAATGGATCCGTTCCTGGAGCGGTATTCCAAAATCTACATATGATTCGCTGATCTACAAATTTAATCCGGTAAACTTTAATGCCACAGAATGGGCTGCCACCGCCAAACAGATGGGGGCAAAATATGTTACCATTACCACCAAACACCATGATGGGTTCTGTTTGTGGCCAAGTAAATACACATCTTATACCATAGCCAATTCTCCCTGGAAAAAAGACATCATGAAACCGCTGGTGGATGCTTATGATAAAGCCGGAATTGATGTGATCCTGTATTTTTCGGTTATGGACTGGAACCACCCGGGATGGCGCTATGATATTAAGTCAAAAGAAGATAGTGTAGCTTTTGAAGGGTTTAAACAATTTACCCGTAATCAGCTTTTAGAATTGCTAACCCTGTATCCAACCGCCAAAGGTTTATGGTTTGATGGAACCTGGGACAAATCGTGGGTAAAACAAGCCGCTTTTGCCGATGAGCTGGAAACGGAAATGCGGAAACTAAGACCGGGATTAATCATAGGCAGCAGATTTAGGGCCGATGAAAATGGCAAGCGCCATTTCGATTCAAATAATGTGTTGATGGGCGATTACGAACAGGGTTGGGAGCGTAAACTGCCTAATAAAATTGAAGATGTACATGGCAACGATTGGGACTGTGTAATGACGGTTCCCGAAAACCAATGGGGTTATAACAAAGCCTGGAAAGGGCACATCAAAACCGCTAATGAACTGATAGAGATGACGGCAAAATCGGTCTCTCTGAGCGGAAATTTTGTACTCAATTTTGGTCCACAGGGTGATGGCGCCATCCGCAAGGAAGAAAAACAGCTGGCTGCGCAAATTGGCGCCTGGATGAAAATCAACAATGAAGCCATATACAATTGCGAGTACGCCGGGCTGGAAAAACAGGACTGGGGTTATCTGACCAAAAAAACAGGTAGTAATAAGCTTTACATGATTGTTTTTAATGTGCCGGTGTCGGGAGCTTATCGCCTCAAATTACCCGCAAAAACAAGCATTGCAACATCATATTTGCTGGCTAAACCTGATCAAAGCCTAACAACCGAAGAAATTCAGGCTAACGAGTATTTCATTCATCTGAAAACGCAAACTACCGGCCAGCCATTTGTAATTGTTGTGGAAACAAAAACTGGCGCAACCGGCACTGGCAATGTTTACGACAAAGCAAAAACATAG
- a CDS encoding glycoside hydrolase family 88 protein, with protein MKKLWFTVCFLAATGLVSAQQANGKKEQMRQLIDQQFAFAEQQYKLLAKNVPVQVMPKTYNAKTNKVETSDTKWWCSGFYPGSLLYIYEYTKDTATLKEAERRLSILEKEKHYTGNHDLGFMMFCSFGNAYRITKNPLYRPTIDTAAASLVTRYRPKAKVIQSWNASKKWKGPVIVDNLMNLELLAWVSDNGGDPKYKEIAINHANTSLKNHFRSDYSSYHVVDYDMNTGMVLKKGTAQGASDSSAWSRGQSWALYGYVMMYRCTKDKRYLEQAKHIAGFILNHPHMPVDMVPYWDFDASNIPNTYRDASAAAVIASALLELGQYTGKKESKGYVDAAEKMITSLSSDAYLSKPGQNGGFLLMHSTGALPLKSEVDVPLTYADYYYLEALIRYKNWYL; from the coding sequence ATGAAGAAATTATGGTTTACTGTCTGCTTTCTGGCGGCCACAGGTTTAGTCAGTGCGCAACAGGCAAACGGGAAGAAGGAACAAATGAGGCAATTAATTGATCAGCAGTTTGCCTTCGCCGAACAGCAATATAAGCTGCTGGCCAAAAATGTTCCGGTGCAGGTGATGCCCAAAACATATAATGCCAAAACAAATAAAGTAGAAACAAGCGACACCAAATGGTGGTGCAGTGGCTTTTATCCGGGTTCGCTTTTGTATATTTACGAGTATACCAAAGACACAGCCACCTTGAAGGAAGCCGAAAGACGTTTGAGCATCCTGGAAAAGGAAAAACACTATACTGGAAATCATGATCTGGGCTTTATGATGTTTTGCAGCTTCGGGAATGCTTACCGCATCACAAAAAATCCCTTGTACAGACCCACAATTGATACTGCTGCGGCGTCTTTAGTGACGCGCTATCGCCCCAAAGCGAAAGTAATTCAATCCTGGAATGCCTCAAAAAAATGGAAAGGGCCGGTTATTGTGGATAACCTGATGAATTTGGAACTGTTGGCTTGGGTAAGCGACAATGGGGGAGATCCGAAATATAAAGAGATTGCCATCAACCATGCCAATACCTCACTAAAAAATCATTTCCGATCAGATTATAGTTCGTATCATGTGGTAGATTATGACATGAACACCGGGATGGTACTTAAGAAGGGAACCGCTCAGGGAGCTTCCGACAGCTCGGCATGGAGCCGCGGACAGAGCTGGGCCCTATACGGTTATGTTATGATGTACAGGTGCACAAAAGACAAACGCTACCTGGAACAAGCCAAACACATTGCCGGGTTCATATTGAATCATCCCCACATGCCAGTCGATATGGTGCCATATTGGGATTTTGATGCCAGCAATATTCCAAATACCTACAGAGACGCCTCTGCGGCGGCGGTAATTGCTTCCGCTTTGCTCGAATTGGGTCAGTATACCGGGAAGAAAGAAAGTAAGGGCTATGTGGATGCAGCCGAAAAAATGATCACTTCATTGTCTTCTGATGCTTATCTTTCCAAACCCGGACAAAATGGTGGATTTTTGCTGATGCACAGTACTGGCGCATTGCCGCTTAAGTCGGAGGTAGATGTACCCCTCACCTACGCCGATTATTATTATTTAGAAGCATTAATACGCTACAAAAACTGGTATTTATAG